In Populus nigra chromosome 1, ddPopNigr1.1, whole genome shotgun sequence, one genomic interval encodes:
- the LOC133696070 gene encoding uncharacterized protein LOC133696070 translates to MSESKSNPQSSLRCHHCAGPLTKEMETSQWTVRPLIRDSFSMIGSAVGGTTSAFYGFNHVMPVVRRWVKGPMWLHFFIGAPPVIVFSSACAGLAGGAVPALAQLASSSYHAAFSSPSLPPSSQDDKRMVMTCILVMISINTHFPVLPIC, encoded by the exons ATGTCAGAATCGAAGTCAAATCCTCAAAGTAGTTTGCGATGCCATCACTGTGCTGGCCCTCTGACCAAAGAGATG GAAACTAGTCAATGGACTGTTCGACCTCTAATCAGAGATAGCTTTTCCATG ATTGGCTCTGCTGTTGGTGGTACAACAAGTGCATTTTATGGATTCAACCATG TGATGCCAGTAGTCCGGAGATGGGTAAAAGGACCAATGTGGCTCCATTTCTTTATTGGT GCACCTCCTGTAATAGTATTCTCTTCAGCTTGTGCGGGGTTGGCAG GTGGTGCTGTTCCAGCGCTGGCGCAGCTTGCTTCCTCCTCTTACCACGCAGCATTCTCATCTCCTTCGTTACCTCCTTCCTCTCAGGATGATAAAAG GATGGTAATGACTTGCATCCTAGTTATGATATCAATAAACACTCATTTTCCAGTATTGCCAATTTGTTGA